A single window of Metallosphaera hakonensis JCM 8857 = DSM 7519 DNA harbors:
- the prpB gene encoding methylisocitrate lyase, with protein MSLGKEFTVVPGIFNPFTALLAERVGFKAVYLSGGALTSSFGLPDIGIIDLYELVDMVRRIREVTSIPMIVDADTGFGEALNVYRTVSLLERAGADAIQIEDQRMPKKCGHLDGKEVIPNREMVSKIKAALRARKNAKIIARVDSRAVLGLQDAIERAKSYLDAGADIIFPEALQSKDEFREFAKAVNAPLLANMTEFGKTPLITAQEFKEMGYTYVIFPVTIFRVAAKAMQEALKTLLDEGTQRSLMDKMMTRKEQYEVIHYDYYEKLDKELA; from the coding sequence TTGTCGCTTGGTAAAGAGTTCACAGTAGTCCCAGGGATCTTCAACCCCTTTACCGCTCTTCTGGCTGAAAGGGTAGGATTCAAAGCGGTTTACTTATCTGGAGGAGCGCTGACTTCGTCTTTTGGTCTTCCAGATATTGGAATAATCGATCTCTATGAGTTAGTGGATATGGTAAGGAGGATCAGAGAGGTCACGTCTATCCCCATGATCGTCGACGCGGATACCGGCTTCGGCGAGGCTTTAAATGTGTATAGAACCGTATCACTTCTGGAGAGAGCCGGAGCTGATGCCATACAGATTGAGGATCAGCGTATGCCTAAGAAATGTGGTCATCTAGACGGTAAGGAAGTCATACCCAATAGGGAAATGGTGTCCAAGATCAAGGCCGCACTGAGAGCTAGAAAGAACGCCAAGATAATAGCTAGAGTAGATTCCAGGGCAGTTCTGGGTCTACAGGACGCCATAGAGAGAGCCAAGTCCTATCTAGACGCCGGAGCTGACATTATATTCCCAGAAGCCCTTCAGTCCAAGGACGAATTTAGGGAGTTCGCAAAGGCAGTTAACGCACCTCTGCTCGCTAACATGACGGAATTTGGCAAGACTCCCCTCATAACCGCTCAGGAATTTAAGGAAATGGGTTACACGTACGTAATCTTTCCTGTAACCATTTTCAGAGTGGCTGCTAAGGCCATGCAAGAGGCATTGAAGACTTTACTTGATGAGGGAACTCAAAGAAGTCTCATGGATAAAATGATGACTAGAAAGGAACAGTATGAAGTAATTCATTATGACTATTACGAGAAGTTAGATAAAGAACTAGCATAA
- a CDS encoding MmgE/PrpD family protein — protein sequence MELAELFSDLVSSTSFSDIPEPSIHEAKRRIIDSLAVAYSSQNSPPAKALRDALPSFSGLGLLLGGGTSAPDVAAFYNTLLIRYLDFNDTYLSLEPLHPSDMIGGLLAIDPHLNGKELIRAIVLGYEISTRLCDSTSLRKKGFDHVNFLQVGATAALGAALGLNKEQLINAISISLIPHIALRETRSGSLSMWKAGAAAEAVRNSVFAALLAKSGFTGPSTPFSGKMGFKNVVAPDMSDTPFKSMGREKILQTYIKKYPVEYHAQAAVEIGLRLKEMIRGDIIKVTVETYEAGKTILADEGKWDPRNKETADHSLPFIVAVSLITGRFWLDAYNLIGNPKVMEVMRKVEVVENQEYTKIYPTELPTRITVKTSAGTFSDEIRVPRGHYKNPMSDKELEEKALRLGLSKELIGRIWDLENHEVKDIVAW from the coding sequence ATGGAACTAGCCGAACTCTTCTCAGATTTAGTCTCTTCCACTTCTTTTTCGGACATACCGGAGCCTTCAATTCATGAGGCCAAAAGAAGGATCATAGACTCATTGGCCGTTGCTTACTCATCTCAGAACTCGCCTCCAGCCAAGGCATTAAGGGACGCTCTTCCCTCCTTTAGTGGTCTGGGACTCTTATTAGGGGGAGGTACTTCAGCTCCTGATGTGGCAGCGTTCTACAATACTCTCCTAATTAGGTACCTCGATTTCAATGACACCTATCTGTCACTGGAGCCCTTACACCCCTCAGATATGATAGGAGGTCTGTTGGCAATAGATCCCCACTTAAATGGAAAGGAACTCATAAGGGCGATAGTCTTGGGTTACGAGATCTCCACTAGGCTATGCGACTCCACGTCCTTAAGGAAAAAGGGATTTGATCATGTGAACTTCCTTCAGGTGGGAGCGACCGCAGCTTTGGGTGCAGCGTTGGGGTTGAACAAGGAGCAACTAATTAACGCCATCTCCATTTCCCTGATACCCCACATAGCCCTTAGGGAAACCCGTTCTGGAAGTTTAAGTATGTGGAAAGCTGGAGCCGCAGCTGAGGCAGTCAGGAATTCGGTGTTCGCAGCTCTTCTGGCCAAGTCTGGATTTACTGGACCATCCACACCTTTCTCGGGCAAAATGGGATTCAAGAACGTTGTCGCACCTGACATGTCCGATACTCCCTTCAAAAGCATGGGAAGGGAGAAAATCTTGCAGACGTATATTAAGAAATATCCGGTGGAGTATCACGCTCAGGCCGCAGTGGAGATAGGTCTAAGACTTAAGGAAATGATAAGGGGAGATATAATCAAGGTAACTGTAGAGACCTATGAGGCAGGGAAGACCATACTGGCAGACGAAGGTAAGTGGGACCCTAGAAATAAGGAGACTGCGGACCACAGCTTACCGTTTATTGTCGCTGTGTCACTTATCACAGGTAGGTTCTGGCTCGATGCCTATAACTTGATTGGGAACCCTAAGGTAATGGAGGTCATGAGAAAGGTGGAGGTTGTGGAGAATCAAGAGTACACTAAGATTTACCCTACGGAGCTTCCAACTAGAATAACCGTGAAAACCAGTGCAGGTACTTTCTCTGACGAGATAAGGGTGCCCAGGGGCCACTACAAAAATCCCATGAGCGATAAGGAATTAGAGGAGAAGGCCTTGAGGTTAGGTTTAAGTAAAGAATTAATAGGGAGGATCTGGGACCTAGAGAACCACGAGGTGAAGGACATTGTCGCTTGGTAA